The following are encoded together in the Bradymonas sediminis genome:
- a CDS encoding serine/threonine-protein kinase: MISQDPEGRTDGAARVGELLGGRYRVESVIGYGALGMVLRARHITMGREVALKLLRPDISGHPAIRRRLIRQVHLAQNLYHPNNCRLLDFGQADGSLYLVMELLQGATLRTLIERGAPFSVGWVLDIGMQILDGLGEAHAQGQIHRNLKPRNIILLPRRRGGQQVKVMDYGLAASLDALPGQDPDDDREAEICGTAAYLAPETLVHQKSCKATDVYAVALMLLEMLTGQQTFRGDTLTEVLYSQIHTRAQLPPKLAWTTLGKALLAALNKHPGNRFVDADAFYEALDHASQTTATYFRLDLSDLAATDVAMPPEMLARMVRNQRARQKSNGNKGSGSDEDSDEAEPAAKPPLAPRPTRPSPNTQSLNPDTPSWGALMQLTSDISTPLPPPFPLPASHHASAPRTALRAQPAPPLRPPPAFARPANRSGVKDLVETIDAPKSAYLAAPIEGKPAAEDWLSHAGVVLIGLLLALAAFGVYLAISIS, encoded by the coding sequence ATGATCTCGCAAGATCCTGAGGGGCGCACCGATGGCGCGGCGCGCGTCGGAGAGCTTTTAGGAGGACGCTACCGCGTCGAGTCGGTGATTGGCTACGGGGCGCTGGGCATGGTGCTGCGCGCGCGCCATATCACGATGGGCCGGGAGGTCGCGCTGAAGTTGCTGCGCCCGGATATCTCGGGCCACCCGGCCATTCGCCGACGCCTGATCCGCCAGGTGCACCTGGCCCAGAACCTCTACCACCCCAACAACTGCCGCCTGCTGGACTTCGGCCAGGCCGACGGGTCGCTCTATCTGGTGATGGAGCTTTTGCAGGGGGCGACGCTGCGCACGCTGATCGAGCGCGGCGCGCCGTTCTCAGTGGGCTGGGTGCTCGACATCGGCATGCAGATCCTCGACGGGCTCGGCGAGGCGCACGCGCAGGGCCAGATTCACCGCAATCTCAAGCCGCGCAATATCATCTTGCTGCCGCGGCGCCGCGGCGGCCAGCAGGTCAAGGTGATGGATTATGGGCTGGCTGCCAGCCTCGACGCGCTGCCCGGCCAGGACCCCGACGACGACCGGGAGGCCGAGATCTGCGGCACCGCGGCGTATCTTGCGCCCGAGACCCTGGTGCACCAAAAATCCTGCAAGGCTACCGATGTCTACGCGGTCGCGCTGATGCTTTTGGAGATGCTCACCGGCCAGCAGACCTTTCGCGGCGACACGCTCACCGAGGTTCTCTATAGCCAGATTCACACCCGCGCTCAGCTGCCGCCGAAGCTGGCATGGACCACGCTGGGCAAGGCGTTGCTCGCCGCGCTCAACAAACATCCGGGCAACCGCTTCGTGGACGCCGACGCGTTTTATGAGGCGCTGGATCATGCGTCGCAGACCACCGCGACCTATTTTCGCCTGGACTTAAGCGACCTGGCCGCGACCGACGTCGCGATGCCCCCGGAGATGCTGGCGCGCATGGTGCGAAACCAGCGCGCCCGCCAGAAGTCCAACGGCAACAAAGGCAGCGGCTCCGACGAAGACAGTGATGAGGCAGAGCCTGCCGCGAAGCCGCCGCTCGCGCCGCGGCCGACTCGCCCCAGCCCGAACACCCAATCACTCAACCCCGACACGCCCTCCTGGGGCGCGCTTATGCAGTTGACCAGCGATATCTCAACCCCGCTCCCGCCGCCCTTTCCGCTGCCGGCGTCGCACCACGCCTCGGCGCCGCGAACCGCGCTGCGCGCGCAACCCGCCCCCCCCCTGAGGCCGCCACCAGCCTTCGCTCGCCCGGCGAATCGCTCCGGGGTCAAAGACCTCGTGGAGACGATCGACGCGCCGAAATCTGCCTACCTGGCCGCGCCCATCGAAGGCAAACCCGCCGCCGAAGATTGGCTCTCGCACGCCGGCGTTGTGCTTATCGGACTGCTGCTGGCGCTCGCGGCTTTCGGCGTCTATCTGGCGATCTCAATATCCTGA
- a CDS encoding GAF domain-containing sensor histidine kinase, which yields MPVPFFPHGPDPRRASLTYAPLEVPQGPSRARNEGEEDGDSPRMWVSPKADELTVSQLRKDYYRRVRQHALVERVSRFAVFLAESKYDPNHCHDFMRAAVQALCDGLGADSAYMLELVAEAVAFRVSAYAGRAIDTYEPKSGAPCPVHAQHASRAETAAGWALRSNHVVRVDDYAKEERFERESWPEQDTVRSAINMRVQGGKEPYGVLVAQSESPGRFCETDAIFVQTLANLVSQRLACARAEYHQRRMYEEFRRMMNAREEALSIISHDLRSPATTVKLSLEVLRRSLQGAAMSLSPEQIERAVTRANAGINRMMAMMDELLAMNRAEGDTFSLVRGPVDLREVVEAVLRELKEPIAASGSEICVDGPDSLVGQWDRIRVEQIVSNLLSNAIKYGEGKAIAVEFERCDSMAVFSVRDQGVGIDPENHRRVFERFVRVRAPGESDQDKQAQSLRDSNSYGLGLWIVKRVVEALGGSICLRSGLGAGSAFTVELPLSP from the coding sequence ATGCCCGTTCCCTTCTTTCCACATGGACCGGATCCTCGGCGCGCCTCGCTGACCTACGCGCCGCTTGAGGTGCCGCAGGGGCCGAGTCGCGCGCGCAACGAGGGCGAGGAGGACGGGGACTCGCCGCGAATGTGGGTTAGCCCAAAGGCCGACGAGCTCACGGTGTCACAGCTGCGCAAGGACTATTACCGCCGAGTGCGCCAGCACGCGCTGGTCGAGCGGGTCAGCCGCTTCGCGGTCTTCTTGGCGGAGTCCAAATATGACCCCAACCATTGTCACGACTTCATGCGGGCGGCCGTTCAGGCCCTGTGCGACGGGCTCGGCGCGGACTCGGCCTATATGCTCGAGCTGGTGGCTGAGGCCGTGGCGTTCCGCGTCAGCGCCTATGCCGGGCGCGCCATCGACACCTACGAGCCAAAGTCCGGCGCGCCATGTCCGGTGCACGCGCAGCACGCGTCGCGCGCCGAGACCGCGGCCGGCTGGGCCTTACGCAGCAATCATGTGGTGCGTGTCGACGACTATGCCAAAGAGGAGCGATTTGAGCGCGAGAGTTGGCCGGAGCAGGACACGGTGCGCAGCGCGATCAATATGCGCGTGCAGGGCGGCAAGGAGCCCTACGGGGTGCTGGTGGCCCAGTCCGAATCGCCTGGGCGCTTCTGTGAGACCGACGCGATCTTTGTGCAAACGCTCGCTAACCTGGTCTCCCAGCGCCTGGCATGCGCGCGGGCGGAGTATCATCAGCGGCGCATGTACGAGGAGTTTCGCCGCATGATGAACGCGCGCGAGGAGGCGTTGTCCATCATCTCGCACGACCTGCGCAGCCCCGCGACCACCGTCAAGCTCAGCCTCGAGGTGCTACGCCGCTCGCTGCAGGGCGCGGCGATGTCGCTGTCGCCCGAGCAGATCGAGCGGGCGGTCACCCGCGCCAATGCCGGCATCAATCGCATGATGGCGATGATGGACGAGCTCCTGGCGATGAACCGCGCCGAGGGCGACACCTTCAGCCTGGTGCGCGGGCCTGTCGACCTGCGCGAGGTGGTCGAGGCGGTGCTGCGCGAGTTGAAGGAGCCGATCGCGGCCTCGGGGAGCGAGATTTGCGTCGACGGCCCGGACTCGCTGGTCGGGCAATGGGACCGCATTCGTGTCGAGCAAATTGTGTCGAACCTCCTCTCGAACGCGATCAAATATGGGGAGGGCAAGGCGATCGCTGTGGAGTTCGAGCGCTGCGACTCGATGGCCGTCTTTTCGGTGCGAGACCAGGGCGTCGGGATCGACCCGGAGAATCACAGACGGGTATTTGAGCGCTTCGTGCGCGTGCGCGCGCCGGGCGAGAGTGACCAGGATAAGCAAGCGCAAAGCCTAAGGGATTCAAATAGTTACGGGCTTGGTTTGTGGATCGTGAAGCGAGTGGTCGAGGCGCTTGGCGGGTCGATTTGCCTGCGCAGCGGCCTGGGCGCGGGGAGCGCCTTCACCGTGGAATTACCGCTTAGCCCGTAG
- a CDS encoding site-2 protease family protein: protein MFERSGFHFFTFRGIDVAVSPWYLLLMAFYMFSPMLGSGSGNAANAFFGGLMTVLAITVSLIVHEFGHGFVAKFYRLRPSILLHGFGGLCSHDIASSDKDDALVVFAGPAAQLVFAGGVFLLNTFLLAGLNLGTATPLLSSFVYALIFFSVFWALLNLLLPIWPLDGGQLFHLFLRRLMPEDKARALALRVSIFLLIPLGIFAFMKAGIFLAILIVYILMYNFQLLNSGQDLAGRASGARAAQSPASAFQDELLGDAERALADEDFREAYRVCHQLRSTGAMPDKMLARVWEILAVSAVAMERFEEAESYLERAPNTAAVRRARELAQPHLG from the coding sequence ATGTTCGAGCGAAGCGGCTTTCACTTCTTCACATTCCGGGGGATCGACGTCGCCGTCAGCCCCTGGTATCTCCTGCTGATGGCCTTCTATATGTTCAGCCCGATGCTCGGGTCGGGCTCGGGGAACGCGGCGAACGCGTTCTTCGGCGGGCTGATGACCGTGCTGGCGATCACCGTTTCGTTGATCGTCCACGAGTTCGGGCATGGGTTCGTGGCCAAATTCTACCGGCTGCGCCCGTCGATCCTATTGCATGGTTTTGGCGGCCTGTGCTCCCATGACATCGCGTCGAGCGACAAAGATGACGCGTTGGTCGTGTTCGCGGGGCCGGCCGCCCAGCTCGTATTCGCGGGGGGCGTGTTTTTGTTGAACACCTTCTTGTTGGCCGGGCTTAATCTCGGAACGGCGACCCCCCTATTGAGCAGTTTTGTCTACGCGCTGATATTCTTTAGCGTCTTCTGGGCGCTCCTGAATCTGCTGCTACCGATCTGGCCGCTCGACGGCGGACAGCTCTTTCACCTGTTCCTGCGCCGACTGATGCCCGAGGACAAGGCGCGCGCGCTGGCGCTGCGCGTGAGCATCTTCCTGCTGATCCCGCTGGGCATCTTCGCGTTTATGAAGGCCGGCATCTTCCTGGCGATCCTGATCGTCTATATCCTGATGTATAATTTCCAATTGCTAAATAGCGGCCAGGACCTCGCCGGACGCGCCTCGGGCGCGCGGGCGGCCCAGTCGCCGGCCTCCGCCTTCCAGGACGAACTCCTGGGGGACGCCGAGCGTGCCCTGGCCGACGAGGACTTCCGCGAGGCGTACCGCGTGTGCCATCAGCTGCGCTCGACCGGCGCCATGCCCGATAAGATGCTCGCGCGGGTCTGGGAGATCCTGGCGGTCAGCGCCGTCGCGATGGAGCGCTTTGAGGAGGCCGAGTCCTACCTGGAGCGCGCGCCTAATACCGCCGCTGTGCGCCGCGCGCGGGAGTTGGCGCAGCCGCATCTGGGCTAA
- the folB gene encoding dihydroneopterin aldolase, with amino-acid sequence MMFIFVEKLEFIGSHGFYEVERREGRRFQVDLKVHLGELLAVRDDKLEHTLDYRSLAEIIVAVGTGESYKLVERMGDEILTRVFDQHSAVLSADLTIRKFATEVPGDPECVGIQMQRKRPTI; translated from the coding sequence ATGATGTTTATTTTCGTTGAGAAACTTGAATTCATCGGCTCTCATGGCTTCTACGAAGTGGAGCGCCGCGAGGGGCGCCGCTTCCAGGTTGATCTAAAGGTCCATCTCGGCGAGCTGCTGGCTGTGCGCGACGACAAGCTCGAGCATACCCTCGACTACCGCAGCCTCGCCGAGATCATCGTCGCCGTGGGCACCGGCGAGAGCTACAAGCTCGTCGAGCGCATGGGCGACGAGATCCTGACCCGCGTCTTTGACCAACATTCCGCGGTTCTCTCCGCGGACCTCACGATTCGCAAATTCGCCACCGAAGTCCCCGGCGACCCTGAATGCGTAGGCATTCAGATGCAGCGTAAGCGCCCTACCATTTAA
- the secA gene encoding preprotein translocase subunit SecA — translation MYKFLEKIFGSANSRFLESCQPQVDAINAMEATISKLTDEELKAQTPKLKQKLANGATLDDILVEAFATGREAGKRTLGMRHYNTQLIGGIALHRGEIAEMKTGEGKTLVATLPLYLNALAGKGAQLITVNDYLASRDAKWMGHIYNFLGMSVGTVVGDQSPAVRREAYWADITYGTNNEFGFDYLRDNMKNNLEDFVQRPLHYAIIDEVDSVLVDEARTPLIISGKADRSTELYLQVNAIVPYLKRDEDYLVDEEHRTTTLTDAGVEKVEAQMNLDNLYDANNIEMIHHVAKALQAHTLYKKDDQYIVHDGEVIIVDEFTGRPMPGRRWSDGLHQAVEAKEGVPIQEENQTLATVTFQNFFRMYDKLAGMTGTAETEAAEFHEIYGLSTVVIPTNRPIARKDYDDVIYKSYREKFNAIVDTIVECNSRNQPVLVGTTSVEKSEAISQVLRRKKIKHEVLNAKQHGREAQIVAQAGRLGAVTIATNMAGRGTDILLGGNAEFLAEEVAGEQTVPIGTPEHERHQFYTPEYIAAFEKFDAQCRAEKEEVMKAGGLYVMGTERHESRRIDNQLRGRAGRQGDPGASRFFLSLEDDLLRMFGADRVARIMDTLRMPEGEPIVHKMVNRSIENAQSKVEARNFDIRKNLLEYDDVLDKQRTTVYALRRGVLEGQDAEGRSLQTMMLDVFEDVCLATIDTYASREVRQDDWNLSGLNIALEHIFGIEFDLTSSRSRDSIERKVWTEVMEIFDAKKANMQELADQINEHREARIEELEAANAENNDWSVPEELSEVVSGDDLFDEQVRNQYLMAIDRYWREHLQAMDQLRDGIGMRGYAQKDPKNEYKKEGYALFLDMMMNVKRRVVEFVSKMQVETPAALRPRPEPQVPKRIEFNRAPAAEPEVAEDTFERELPKVGRNDPCPCGSGLKYKRCCMDQDHANA, via the coding sequence ATGTACAAGTTTCTCGAAAAAATATTTGGTTCCGCCAACAGTCGTTTCCTCGAAAGTTGCCAGCCCCAGGTTGATGCAATTAACGCGATGGAGGCGACCATCTCGAAGTTGACGGACGAGGAGCTCAAGGCGCAGACGCCCAAGCTCAAGCAAAAGCTCGCCAATGGCGCGACGCTCGACGATATCTTGGTCGAGGCGTTCGCGACCGGACGTGAGGCGGGTAAGCGTACCCTGGGGATGCGCCACTATAATACGCAGCTTATCGGCGGCATCGCGCTGCATCGCGGCGAGATCGCCGAGATGAAGACCGGTGAGGGTAAGACGTTGGTGGCGACGCTGCCGCTGTACCTCAACGCGCTGGCGGGCAAAGGCGCCCAGCTCATCACGGTCAACGACTACCTGGCCAGCCGTGACGCGAAGTGGATGGGGCATATCTACAACTTCCTTGGCATGTCGGTCGGCACGGTCGTCGGCGACCAGTCGCCGGCCGTGCGTCGGGAGGCCTATTGGGCCGACATCACCTACGGCACCAATAACGAGTTTGGCTTCGATTATCTGCGCGATAATATGAAGAATAACCTCGAGGACTTCGTCCAGCGTCCGCTGCACTACGCGATTATTGACGAGGTTGACTCCGTCCTGGTCGACGAGGCGCGTACCCCGCTGATCATCAGTGGTAAGGCGGACCGCTCCACCGAGCTGTACCTGCAGGTCAACGCGATCGTGCCGTATCTTAAGCGCGACGAGGACTACCTGGTCGACGAAGAGCATCGCACCACGACGCTCACCGACGCCGGTGTCGAGAAGGTCGAGGCTCAGATGAACCTCGATAACCTCTACGACGCCAATAATATCGAGATGATCCACCACGTGGCCAAGGCGCTGCAGGCCCACACGCTCTATAAGAAGGACGACCAGTATATCGTCCACGACGGCGAGGTCATCATTGTCGATGAGTTCACCGGTCGCCCGATGCCGGGACGGCGCTGGTCGGACGGGCTGCACCAGGCGGTCGAGGCCAAAGAGGGCGTGCCGATTCAGGAAGAGAACCAGACGCTCGCGACGGTCACCTTCCAGAACTTCTTCCGCATGTACGACAAGCTCGCCGGCATGACCGGTACCGCCGAGACCGAGGCGGCCGAGTTCCACGAGATCTACGGTCTCTCCACGGTGGTTATCCCGACCAACCGTCCGATCGCGCGAAAAGACTATGATGACGTGATCTACAAGAGCTATCGCGAGAAGTTCAACGCGATCGTCGACACGATCGTGGAGTGCAACTCGCGCAACCAGCCGGTGCTCGTCGGTACGACCAGCGTCGAGAAGTCCGAGGCGATCAGCCAGGTGCTTCGCCGCAAGAAGATCAAGCACGAGGTCCTCAACGCTAAGCAGCACGGGCGTGAGGCGCAGATCGTCGCGCAGGCAGGACGCCTGGGCGCGGTGACCATCGCCACCAACATGGCCGGTCGTGGTACCGATATTCTGCTGGGCGGCAACGCCGAGTTCCTCGCCGAAGAAGTCGCCGGCGAGCAGACCGTGCCGATCGGAACGCCCGAGCATGAGCGTCACCAATTCTATACGCCCGAGTATATCGCGGCCTTCGAGAAATTCGACGCCCAATGCCGCGCCGAGAAAGAAGAGGTCATGAAGGCCGGTGGTCTTTACGTGATGGGTACCGAGCGCCACGAATCGCGGCGTATCGATAACCAGCTGCGTGGTCGCGCCGGCCGTCAGGGTGACCCGGGCGCCAGCCGCTTCTTCCTGTCGCTTGAGGATGACCTGCTGCGCATGTTCGGCGCCGACCGCGTCGCGCGCATCATGGACACGCTGCGCATGCCCGAGGGCGAGCCGATCGTGCACAAGATGGTCAACCGCAGCATCGAGAACGCGCAGAGCAAGGTTGAGGCGCGTAACTTCGACATTCGTAAAAACCTGCTTGAGTACGACGACGTCCTCGATAAGCAGCGAACCACGGTGTACGCGCTTCGCCGCGGCGTGCTCGAGGGGCAAGACGCCGAGGGGCGCAGCCTTCAGACGATGATGCTCGACGTGTTCGAGGATGTCTGCCTGGCGACCATCGACACCTACGCTTCGCGCGAAGTCCGCCAGGACGACTGGAACCTCAGCGGCCTGAATATCGCGCTGGAGCATATCTTCGGGATCGAGTTCGACCTGACCAGTTCGCGCAGCCGCGACAGCATTGAGCGCAAGGTTTGGACCGAGGTCATGGAGATCTTCGACGCCAAAAAAGCCAATATGCAGGAGCTCGCCGACCAGATTAACGAGCACCGCGAAGCGCGTATCGAGGAGCTTGAGGCGGCCAACGCGGAGAATAACGATTGGAGCGTGCCCGAGGAGTTGAGCGAAGTCGTCAGCGGCGACGACCTCTTCGACGAGCAGGTTCGCAACCAATACCTGATGGCGATTGACCGCTATTGGCGCGAGCATCTGCAGGCCATGGACCAATTGCGCGACGGCATTGGCATGCGCGGCTACGCGCAGAAGGACCCGAAGAACGAGTATAAGAAAGAGGGCTATGCGCTCTTCCTTGACATGATGATGAACGTGAAGCGTCGGGTCGTCGAGTTCGTCTCGAAGATGCAGGTCGAGACCCCGGCCGCGCTGCGCCCGCGCCCCGAGCCCCAGGTGCCCAAGCGCATCGAGTTCAACCGCGCCCCCGCGGCCGAGCCCGAGGTCGCCGAGGATACCTTCGAGCGCGAGCTCCCCAAGGTCGGCCGCAACGATCCGTGTCCTTGTGGCAGCGGGCTAAAATACAAGCGCTGCTGCATGGACCAAGATCACGCCAACGCCTAA
- a CDS encoding DNA internalization-related competence protein ComEC/Rec2 — protein sequence MYRLLRQKLLLSALVTVALGSVFNALWPAESGLEKISATTGDRASFLGSPLIPDDLRVKGVLRARVTQTPRRTPNGWAVGVELLELDGRAPRAATLQLNLFVPNDASEHHSAKALRAPVLPGDRIEVFARLERYPKRAFPRLRAARERMAAKGTDARALALEPIIVEALDRAALKRSPLRAFRRALGLSRSHFEGHLLRGLSGQNAALALALTTANRSFLEAETVAPFQQTGTSHLLAISGLHLGVLAAIVWWVTGVGVGRFPGLLRRFGRRRVCGMAVIALLGSYVLLIGAPISAIRAWTVLTVGVGALLMLRPLCPFHALAIAAIGLTVWQPAVVVDLGFQLSFAATLGILLFLRFRPPILAAPIDLLGGPEATWHRRARAAGLFVGVSTSATIATIPTLAAQFGEVALCGFWVNLVVTPFVSAVVFPILVGGAFLSMILPGPGFWVIARSTDILLAMRPVMDAAARLPGSQWITGSAPWWAVIALVVAALLWTSSRWKPRAMLLSVAFLLLGLSSGLLPRPAESRGQLRVHFIPVGQGDATLIEFPDATTMLIDAGGTRTGSDPGRFVVVPYLRRLGIWRLDWVLVTHADLDHMGGMAAVIDRMRPRNFLVGTLADNPTQHRQGLDPAIRHLVSQAEAGGTKTHYISDRLQKNIGGVRVDILRPQLDESAPGEARNDVSLITRLQYSRTSVLLPGDIEEAGEAWVSEHLPGPVTFLKAAHHGSKSSSTPVFLDAFQPAFSIISAGQFSRFGHPHPEIVARYRRRRVQVLETAVSGVIRVTISDNDRFEIHSVR from the coding sequence ATGTACCGCTTATTGCGCCAGAAATTATTGCTCAGCGCCCTGGTCACGGTGGCGCTCGGCAGCGTTTTTAACGCGCTCTGGCCGGCCGAATCAGGTCTTGAGAAAATCTCTGCGACAACCGGCGATCGCGCCTCCTTCTTGGGATCGCCCCTGATTCCCGACGATCTCCGGGTCAAAGGGGTGCTGCGGGCGCGCGTGACGCAGACGCCGCGCCGCACGCCAAATGGTTGGGCGGTCGGCGTCGAGTTGCTGGAGCTCGACGGGCGGGCGCCGCGCGCCGCGACGCTCCAGCTAAACCTCTTTGTGCCCAACGACGCCAGCGAGCACCATAGCGCGAAGGCCCTGCGCGCGCCGGTGCTTCCCGGCGATCGCATCGAGGTCTTCGCCCGCCTGGAGCGCTACCCCAAGCGCGCGTTCCCTCGCTTGCGCGCCGCGCGCGAGCGCATGGCCGCCAAGGGGACCGACGCCCGCGCCCTGGCCCTGGAGCCGATCATCGTGGAGGCGCTCGATCGCGCTGCGCTCAAGCGCAGCCCACTGCGCGCATTTCGCCGCGCGCTGGGCCTCTCGAGGAGCCACTTCGAGGGCCATCTTCTGCGCGGGCTCAGCGGGCAAAACGCGGCGCTCGCCCTGGCGCTGACCACCGCGAACCGCAGCTTCTTAGAGGCCGAGACGGTCGCACCATTCCAACAGACCGGCACCAGCCATCTTCTGGCGATTTCGGGGCTTCACCTGGGCGTGCTCGCCGCGATTGTCTGGTGGGTGACGGGTGTGGGGGTCGGCAGGTTCCCGGGGTTGCTGCGCCGCTTCGGGCGCCGGCGGGTGTGCGGAATGGCGGTCATCGCGCTGCTGGGAAGCTATGTGCTGCTGATCGGCGCGCCCATCTCGGCCATCCGGGCCTGGACCGTGCTCACCGTCGGCGTGGGCGCGCTGCTGATGCTGCGCCCGCTGTGCCCATTTCATGCCCTGGCGATCGCGGCGATCGGGCTGACCGTCTGGCAACCGGCGGTGGTCGTGGATCTGGGGTTTCAGCTCAGCTTCGCGGCGACGTTGGGGATCCTACTATTCTTGCGCTTTCGCCCGCCGATCCTCGCCGCACCCATCGATCTATTGGGCGGCCCGGAGGCGACCTGGCACCGGCGAGCGCGGGCCGCCGGGCTCTTCGTCGGGGTGTCCACCAGCGCGACCATCGCCACGATCCCGACGCTCGCCGCGCAATTCGGCGAGGTGGCGCTATGCGGGTTCTGGGTCAATTTGGTGGTGACGCCTTTTGTGAGCGCGGTCGTCTTTCCGATCCTGGTGGGCGGCGCGTTTTTGTCGATGATATTGCCCGGCCCGGGGTTCTGGGTCATCGCGCGCAGCACCGACATCCTATTGGCGATGCGCCCTGTGATGGACGCGGCGGCGCGGCTGCCGGGCTCACAATGGATAACCGGCAGCGCGCCATGGTGGGCGGTCATCGCGCTGGTAGTCGCGGCGCTTCTGTGGACAAGCAGCCGCTGGAAGCCGCGGGCGATGCTCCTGTCGGTCGCCTTCTTATTGCTAGGGCTCTCGAGCGGGCTCTTGCCGCGCCCGGCCGAGTCGCGCGGCCAATTGCGGGTGCACTTTATCCCGGTGGGCCAGGGCGACGCGACGCTCATCGAATTCCCGGACGCGACCACGATGCTCATCGACGCCGGGGGCACCCGAACCGGCAGCGATCCGGGGCGATTTGTGGTGGTCCCCTATTTGAGGCGCCTGGGGATCTGGCGCCTGGATTGGGTGCTGGTCACCCACGCCGACCTCGACCATATGGGCGGCATGGCGGCGGTGATCGACCGGATGCGGCCGCGTAATTTTTTGGTGGGAACCCTGGCAGATAACCCGACGCAACACCGCCAGGGGCTCGACCCTGCGATCCGGCATTTGGTGTCTCAGGCAGAAGCGGGCGGGACAAAAACGCACTATATTTCGGATAGATTGCAAAAAAATATCGGCGGAGTGCGGGTCGATATCCTGCGGCCACAGCTCGATGAATCGGCGCCCGGAGAGGCGCGAAATGACGTTAGCCTGATCACTCGTCTGCAATATTCGAGGACCTCGGTCTTGCTGCCGGGAGATATCGAAGAGGCCGGAGAGGCGTGGGTTTCCGAGCATCTTCCCGGCCCGGTGACATTTCTGAAGGCGGCGCATCACGGGTCAAAATCATCGAGCACGCCGGTCTTCCTCGACGCGTTCCAACCCGCGTTTAGCATCATCTCGGCGGGGCAATTTAGCCGCTTTGGCCACCCGCACCCAGAAATAGTCGCTAGATATCGGCGCCGACGCGTACAGGTTCTAGAAACAGCCGTCAGTGGAGTGATTCGGGTCACCATTTCGGACAATGACCGCTTCGAGATCCACTCGGTGCGTTGA
- a CDS encoding sigma-70 family RNA polymerase sigma factor, whose product MADLRNQDFLNTTNEDPLLGLRLPDGGLPDARETAASQKSDHIIALRDAKRKWSAVTISPDTDPLSAYLNRLNHLAPLPAAAQKELALSYLEHGDEAAARLLILTNLRLVVKLAKEYQRRKTDLLELIQQGNLGLSEALTRYDPRRGVKFTSYAQYWIRAMILNYLMNHTHPVRIGGSRAGRKLFYNLKKARRTLMHNGHQPTAERVAQFLDVKVDEVVRIAAQLDAPPVYLDAQAPGHEETTLGELMESETIDPETAAAEYDLASQIRDVIDAFALQVPDARRVAIWEERMIAEEPKTLAELGEQWGVSKERIRQIEVGMREDFRAFLLERLGEDIQLDWLN is encoded by the coding sequence ATGGCTGATCTTCGTAACCAGGATTTTCTAAATACCACCAATGAGGACCCCCTGCTCGGGCTCAGGCTGCCCGACGGTGGGTTGCCCGACGCGCGAGAAACCGCCGCGTCTCAGAAGTCCGACCATATCATCGCGCTGCGTGACGCGAAGCGCAAATGGTCCGCGGTCACGATTTCTCCGGACACCGACCCGCTGTCGGCCTACCTCAACCGGCTCAACCACCTGGCGCCCTTGCCGGCGGCGGCCCAGAAAGAACTCGCGCTGAGTTATCTAGAGCACGGCGATGAGGCCGCCGCGCGGCTGCTGATCCTGACGAACCTGCGGCTGGTGGTGAAATTGGCCAAAGAATATCAGCGCCGAAAAACCGACCTGCTCGAGCTGATCCAACAGGGCAACCTGGGGCTCTCCGAGGCGCTGACCCGCTACGACCCGCGGCGCGGGGTCAAATTCACCAGCTACGCCCAATATTGGATTCGGGCGATGATCCTCAATTACCTGATGAATCACACCCACCCGGTGCGCATCGGCGGCTCGCGCGCCGGGCGAAAACTCTTCTACAACCTCAAAAAAGCCCGGCGCACCCTGATGCACAACGGGCACCAGCCAACCGCCGAGCGGGTGGCGCAATTTCTCGACGTAAAGGTCGACGAGGTCGTGCGCATCGCCGCGCAGCTCGACGCCCCGCCGGTCTACCTGGACGCCCAGGCGCCCGGCCACGAGGAGACCACGCTGGGGGAATTGATGGAGTCCGAGACCATCGACCCGGAGACCGCCGCCGCCGAATACGACCTGGCCAGCCAGATTCGAGACGTCATCGACGCCTTCGCCCTGCAGGTGCCCGACGCCCGGCGCGTGGCGATCTGGGAAGAGCGCATGATCGCCGAAGAGCCCAAAACCCTGGCCGAGCTCGGCGAGCAATGGGGCGTGTCCAAAGAGCGCATCCGCCAGATCGAAGTTGGCATGCGCGAGGACTTTCGTGCATTTCTTCTGGAACGACTCGGTGAAGATATCCAACTGGACTGGCTAAATTAA